In Paraflavitalea devenefica, the genomic window TACGTCCATTATAGAAAGGAGATCGTCCGGATTGGAACAACAGGCAGTTAGCCTGCAAAGCTGGGAAAGTGTAAAAGACATGCTCCGGTCGTCAACAGGAGATTTTATTCGCGAAAAGCAGTACGCCATTCCTGCAGATATGACCGTCCCGTCGGCAGCCATTAAGCAATATGCTTCACCATCGTTTACGCCACGACGCCCTTTGTTTGAAGCTGTTTCAGACCTGATGCGGCGTATCTATACCGACTTCACCTACACTTCCGGTTTTACTACCGTATCCACTCCGCTATCGGTGGTAATGAAAGAAAGAAAGGGAGTGTGCCAGGATTTTGCCCACCTGGGCATTGCCTGTTTACAATCCATGGGACTGGCAGCCAAATATATCAGCGGTTATTTGGAAACTATTCCTCCGCCAGGAAAGGAAAAACTGGCAGGCGCCGATGCCTCCCATGCCTGGTTTTCTGTATATATTCCCGAAATGGGCTGGGTAGATTTTGACCCCACCAATAACAAAATACCTGATGAACAATATATCGTCATTGGCTGGGGAAGAAATTATTTTGATATTGTTCCTCTGCGCGGTGTTATTATGAGCAGCGATCAGCACCAGCTCTTTGTTTCGGTTGATGTGAAGCGCATTACCACATAAAACTTTTCTTTTTCCGCAGGTCGAGCGTGCAGGGAAACTCGCTGTTGATCTCCGGTACCGGCGCATCGTATAAGAAAGGCTGCCGGTTATTCTCCACATAATGCTGCATGATGGAAAGATAAGACCGCACAAACTGCTGTCCCTGTGTATGACTGGTATTGCCAAACCGGCTGATACGGCGGGATTCTGCTTCAAAACTGTTTACCGGGAATGTATCATAACTTCTGCCGCCGGGGTGAGAAACATAATACGTACAACCCCCGATGGAGCGGCCATTCCAGGTATCTACCATATCAAAAGTCAACGGCGTATCCACCCCAATAGTTGGATGCAGGGCGCTGGGCGGCTGCCAGGCCCGGTACCGGATGCCGCATACAAATTCTCCTTTTACGCCTGTAGCCGTTAATGGCACCCTGCTCCCGTTGCATAACAAAATATGCCGGCTGTCCACCATACCTTTCAGTTTTACCTGTACCCTTTCAAGAGAAGAATCAACAAACCGGGCAGTACCGGTATTGGACATCTCTTCGCCCAGCACATGCCAGGGTTCTATGCCCATGCGTAGCTCCATTTCAATATCCCGGATCGTTACAGAACCATAATGCGGGAACCGGAATTCAAAGAATGCATTGAACCAGTTAATATCAAATGAGTACCCTTCCTTATTTAAATATTCCACCACATCCACCAT contains:
- a CDS encoding transglutaminase family protein, coding for MLYSVKHTTTYLYHETVPLCHNLAVLAPRDTASQTCRSFQLDISPVAEIIEEYQDFFGNKVFYFVVEQEHEKLSVITTSIIERRSSGLEQQAVSLQSWESVKDMLRSSTGDFIREKQYAIPADMTVPSAAIKQYASPSFTPRRPLFEAVSDLMRRIYTDFTYTSGFTTVSTPLSVVMKERKGVCQDFAHLGIACLQSMGLAAKYISGYLETIPPPGKEKLAGADASHAWFSVYIPEMGWVDFDPTNNKIPDEQYIVIGWGRNYFDIVPLRGVIMSSDQHQLFVSVDVKRITT